A genomic region of Rhodococcus pyridinivorans contains the following coding sequences:
- the uraH gene encoding hydroxyisourate hydrolase, producing the protein MNTLSTHVLDATAGAPAVGLHVALTDTHGASLGAGVTDDDGRLTGFTDPLPDGTYHLTFATDDWFSRRGVASFYPEVTVTFRIPEGSSHFHVPLLLSPYSYSTYRGS; encoded by the coding sequence ATGAACACCCTGAGTACCCACGTGCTCGACGCGACGGCCGGTGCCCCCGCGGTGGGGTTGCACGTCGCCCTCACCGATACGCACGGCGCCTCGTTGGGCGCCGGTGTCACCGACGACGACGGTCGTCTCACCGGTTTCACCGATCCATTGCCCGACGGCACCTACCACCTGACCTTCGCCACCGACGACTGGTTCTCGCGCCGTGGAGTCGCGTCTTTCTATCCGGAGGTGACCGTCACCTTCCGTATCCCAGAGGGCAGCAGCCACTTCCACGTGCCGCTCCTCCTGTCGCCCTATTCGTATTCCACCTACCGAGGGAGCTGA
- the pucL gene encoding factor-independent urate hydroxylase has translation MTELTGKIVLGPHRYGKAENRVVRIVRDTDRHEIRDLNVSSCLHGDFDAAHLEGDQGTVLPTDSQKQTIYSYAKEKGVEFVEEYGLALARHFVDDVEPVRSARIEIEEYAWERVVVDGAEHDHTWTRKGSEVRTAAITVERTGTDRREWVVGGLKDLVVLKSTGSEFQGFLTDPYTVLEPAEDRIMATSLQAHWRFASTDVNWDTVYTGVRATLLEVFANLHSKALQQSLYEMGRAVLERYPSIAEIRLSAPNKHHFLYDLARFGVENAGEVFHADDRPYGLIQASVLREDAPDAGIAWEPYTGAM, from the coding sequence ATGACCGAACTGACCGGCAAGATCGTCCTCGGACCGCACCGCTACGGCAAGGCCGAGAACCGGGTGGTGCGCATCGTGCGCGACACCGACCGGCACGAGATCCGCGACCTGAACGTCTCGTCCTGCCTGCACGGCGATTTCGACGCCGCACATCTCGAGGGAGATCAGGGCACGGTACTGCCCACCGACAGCCAGAAGCAGACCATCTACTCCTACGCCAAGGAGAAGGGCGTCGAGTTCGTCGAGGAGTACGGCCTCGCGCTCGCGCGGCATTTCGTCGACGACGTCGAACCCGTCCGCTCGGCGCGCATCGAGATCGAGGAGTACGCCTGGGAGCGGGTCGTCGTCGACGGCGCCGAGCACGACCACACCTGGACGCGCAAGGGATCCGAGGTCCGCACCGCCGCGATCACCGTCGAGCGCACCGGGACCGACCGACGCGAATGGGTGGTCGGCGGCCTGAAGGATCTCGTCGTCCTCAAGTCCACCGGCTCGGAGTTCCAGGGCTTCCTCACCGACCCGTACACGGTTCTCGAACCGGCGGAGGATCGCATCATGGCGACGAGCCTCCAGGCGCACTGGCGGTTCGCGTCGACCGACGTCAACTGGGACACCGTCTACACGGGTGTACGTGCCACCCTCCTCGAGGTGTTCGCGAACTTGCATTCGAAGGCCCTGCAGCAGAGCCTGTACGAGATGGGCCGCGCCGTGCTCGAGCGGTACCCATCGATCGCCGAGATCCGCCTGTCCGCACCGAACAAGCACCACTTCCTCTACGACCTGGCACGTTTCGGAGTCGAGAACGCCGGTGAGGTCTTCCACGCCGACGACCGGCCCTACGGACTGATCCAGGCGAGCGTGCTGCGCGAGGACGCCCCCGATGCCGGCATCGCATGGGAGCCCTACACCGGCGCCATGTGA
- a CDS encoding PucR family transcriptional regulator yields the protein MLLRDVVEAPGLGIGVLHGDVEALSRPVLRACTTDMPDPTRYVSAGSIVFTGLVWRRSAEDSDLFVKRLVGAGVTAMAAGEALHGRVPDDVVEACARHRMPLLVVPDEVPFSRVIEYMTGQMAGARMDRLQTGLARQRQWLAAVADGRSAGELLDGLAQQLGVESALVTSTGVTVAGNAELDETELDRITAAALTADRFPLRLTGDLTVLPVGRGLTDRIDAWFLVIRHDESGPECVEAFSELASVVALDRIRRDERRRVAWEITDRTPTVRAADLRVAVVAEAEGRISPDVLRGLVEDVLDGAVTSIDAANRVVASAAGSDVDVARLLSRRLGRLAPALRGARMFVGVGGQSSDDDPAGAVRAAASACAAAHNDPGSVSVRRAELDSALDLLSTLPDELRRAYADRLLGDVVEHDRRTDAGLLATLEAFLDCDGSWRRTADRLHVHLNTVRYRIGRVEALTGRSLARTGDRFDLYLALRSLEPALA from the coding sequence GTGCTTCTTCGAGATGTGGTGGAGGCGCCGGGGCTGGGAATCGGTGTACTGCACGGCGACGTGGAGGCCCTGAGCCGTCCCGTGCTGCGCGCGTGCACCACCGACATGCCCGACCCCACGCGCTACGTCAGCGCAGGCTCGATCGTGTTCACGGGCCTGGTGTGGCGGCGCTCCGCCGAGGACTCCGACCTGTTCGTCAAACGGCTCGTCGGAGCGGGGGTGACGGCGATGGCCGCGGGCGAGGCCCTGCACGGACGGGTACCCGACGACGTGGTCGAGGCGTGTGCACGACACCGCATGCCGCTGCTGGTCGTGCCCGACGAGGTGCCGTTCAGCCGGGTCATCGAGTACATGACCGGGCAGATGGCCGGAGCCCGGATGGATCGTTTGCAGACGGGACTGGCGCGGCAACGGCAATGGCTCGCCGCCGTCGCCGACGGTCGGAGTGCGGGGGAGTTGCTCGACGGACTCGCGCAGCAGCTCGGGGTGGAATCGGCGCTGGTCACCTCCACGGGCGTGACGGTGGCGGGAAACGCCGAGCTCGACGAGACCGAACTCGACCGGATCACCGCAGCAGCGCTGACCGCCGACCGCTTTCCACTGCGGCTCACGGGCGACCTGACCGTCCTGCCGGTCGGACGCGGACTGACGGACCGGATCGACGCGTGGTTCCTGGTGATCCGGCACGATGAGAGCGGACCGGAGTGCGTCGAGGCGTTCTCCGAGCTCGCCTCGGTGGTCGCGCTCGATCGGATCCGGCGCGACGAACGGCGCCGGGTGGCATGGGAGATCACCGACCGGACCCCGACCGTGCGCGCTGCGGACCTGCGGGTCGCGGTGGTGGCCGAGGCCGAGGGCCGGATCTCGCCGGACGTCCTGCGTGGTCTCGTCGAGGACGTCCTGGACGGAGCGGTCACGTCGATCGACGCGGCGAACAGGGTGGTCGCCTCGGCGGCCGGCAGCGACGTCGACGTGGCACGGCTGTTGAGCCGACGCCTCGGCCGTCTCGCGCCGGCGCTGCGCGGCGCCCGAATGTTCGTCGGTGTCGGCGGGCAGAGTTCCGACGACGACCCGGCCGGCGCGGTCCGCGCAGCAGCGTCGGCATGCGCTGCCGCACACAACGATCCGGGCTCGGTGTCGGTGCGACGTGCCGAACTCGATTCGGCGCTCGACTTGTTGTCGACCCTGCCCGACGAACTGCGTCGCGCGTACGCCGACCGACTGCTCGGGGACGTCGTCGAACACGACCGACGCACCGACGCGGGTCTGCTCGCGACCCTCGAGGCATTCCTCGATTGCGACGGATCGTGGCGGCGCACGGCCGATCGACTGCACGTGCACCTGAACACGGTCCGCTACCGCATCGGGCGGGTCGAAGCGCTCACCGGGCGTTCCCTCGCGCGCACCGGTGACCGCTTCGATCTGTATCTCGCGCTGCGTTCGTTGGAACCCGCTCTCGCGTGA
- a CDS encoding 8-oxoguanine deaminase — protein sequence MHAHPTTRPLLIRGAHVVSMDAARAEHRDGYVVVSGNRIVAVGSGEPAHEDGTAIHDAQIVDGTGCVLTPGLINTHHHLYQWITRGLAADHTLFEWLTTLYPVWGGIDADAVHVAAKGALAHLVRTGCTTSTDHHYVVPREGGDVFGAEIAAAAEVGIRFHLCRGSMDLGASAGGLPPDHIVEDIDAILEGSSEAVDRWHDPSFDSMLRVALAPCSPFSVTGELLKQSALLARDLGVRLHTHLAETLDEEDFCLEKFGCKPVQYMESLGWTGPDVWYAHAVHLDDRDIGVLAASGTGAAHCPTSNARLGAGIARAADLYAAGVPLGLGVDGAASNESCCMLEEAHHAALFARARSGPRAMTVRQSLELATIGGARVLGRENEIGSIEAGKLADLALWRIDGLAHSGIADPVAALVLGSTPPLELLLINGREVVVRDEVRTVDEDVVARQVAAEHAALVAKAG from the coding sequence ATGCACGCGCATCCCACCACCCGGCCGCTCCTCATACGCGGCGCACATGTGGTGAGCATGGACGCCGCCCGCGCCGAACACCGCGACGGATATGTCGTCGTCTCCGGCAACCGGATCGTCGCGGTCGGGTCGGGCGAACCCGCCCATGAGGACGGCACAGCCATACACGACGCGCAGATCGTCGACGGCACCGGGTGCGTGCTCACCCCCGGCCTGATCAATACCCACCACCACCTGTACCAATGGATCACGCGTGGGCTCGCCGCCGACCACACCCTGTTCGAATGGCTCACCACCCTCTATCCAGTCTGGGGTGGCATCGACGCCGACGCCGTGCACGTCGCGGCCAAGGGCGCACTCGCGCATCTGGTGCGCACCGGATGCACGACCAGCACCGACCACCACTACGTCGTGCCTCGCGAGGGCGGTGACGTCTTCGGCGCGGAGATCGCCGCAGCGGCCGAGGTCGGTATCCGCTTCCATCTCTGCCGCGGGTCGATGGACCTCGGTGCGAGCGCCGGGGGTCTGCCGCCCGATCACATCGTCGAGGACATCGACGCGATCCTCGAGGGCAGCAGCGAGGCCGTCGACCGCTGGCACGATCCGTCGTTCGATTCGATGTTGCGGGTCGCGCTCGCGCCGTGCTCGCCTTTCTCGGTGACCGGTGAGCTGCTGAAACAGTCCGCGTTGCTCGCCCGCGATCTCGGGGTGCGGCTGCACACCCATCTCGCCGAGACCCTCGACGAGGAGGACTTCTGCCTCGAGAAGTTCGGATGCAAGCCCGTGCAGTACATGGAGTCGCTGGGGTGGACCGGCCCCGACGTCTGGTACGCGCACGCGGTGCACCTCGACGACCGTGACATCGGTGTGCTCGCCGCGTCGGGTACGGGTGCGGCCCACTGCCCCACCTCGAACGCCCGGCTCGGTGCCGGCATCGCCCGCGCCGCCGACCTCTACGCCGCGGGCGTGCCGCTCGGCCTCGGTGTCGACGGTGCCGCGAGCAACGAGTCGTGCTGCATGCTCGAAGAGGCCCACCACGCCGCCCTGTTCGCCCGTGCCCGCAGCGGCCCCCGCGCCATGACGGTGCGGCAGAGCCTCGAACTCGCCACCATCGGCGGTGCCCGAGTCCTCGGGCGCGAGAACGAGATCGGATCGATCGAGGCCGGCAAGCTCGCCGATCTGGCGCTGTGGCGGATCGACGGCCTCGCCCACTCCGGCATCGCCGACCCGGTCGCGGCCCTCGTCCTCGGCAGCACCCCGCCTCTCGAACTGCTGTTGATCAACGGTCGCGAGGTGGTCGTCCGTGACGAGGTCCGCACCGTCGACGAGGACGTCGTGGCACGGCAGGTCGCGGCGGAACACGCCGCGCTGGTCGCCAAGGCGGGGTGA
- a CDS encoding FAD binding domain-containing protein: MDLHNITAYDIARDRADLTFEDGAAPLGGGTWLFSEPQPHLHRLVDLSGLDWPAVTRHPDALEIAATCTVERLAALSDEPEWCAAPLFRQCAEALLASWKIWKSATVGGNICLSFPAGAMISLATALDADAVIWTIDGGERRIPVADFVLGVASNALAPGELLRSIRIPLHALNSRTAFRKIALSPLGRSGAVVIGRRDDDGSVTLSITASTVRPCLLRFTEIPSAQALSDALARLVPATSYYTDAHGAADWRRAVTAILAEEIRTELSNAALSNTEVQP; the protein is encoded by the coding sequence ATGGATCTGCACAACATCACCGCCTACGACATCGCCCGCGACCGCGCCGATCTGACCTTCGAGGACGGCGCGGCCCCGCTCGGCGGCGGCACCTGGCTGTTCTCCGAACCGCAACCGCACCTGCACCGACTCGTGGATCTGTCCGGCCTCGACTGGCCCGCGGTGACCCGGCATCCCGACGCCCTGGAGATCGCCGCGACCTGCACGGTCGAACGCCTGGCTGCACTCTCGGACGAACCGGAATGGTGTGCGGCACCGCTGTTCCGGCAGTGCGCCGAGGCGTTGCTGGCGTCGTGGAAGATCTGGAAGAGCGCCACGGTCGGTGGCAACATCTGCCTGTCCTTCCCCGCCGGCGCCATGATCTCGCTGGCGACCGCGCTCGACGCGGACGCGGTGATCTGGACGATCGACGGCGGCGAACGGCGGATCCCGGTGGCCGACTTCGTTCTCGGGGTTGCCTCCAACGCCCTCGCACCTGGAGAGCTCCTGCGGAGCATCCGGATCCCGTTGCATGCTCTGAATTCCCGCACGGCCTTCCGCAAGATCGCCCTGTCGCCGCTGGGGCGCTCGGGAGCGGTCGTGATCGGGCGCCGCGACGACGACGGCAGTGTCACGCTGTCGATCACCGCGTCGACGGTGCGTCCCTGTCTCCTGCGGTTCACGGAGATCCCGTCGGCACAGGCGTTGTCCGACGCACTGGCCCGTCTCGTCCCGGCAACGAGCTACTACACCGATGCGCACGGCGCCGCCGACTGGCGACGTGCCGTCACCGCGATTCTCGCCGAAGAGATCCGCACCGAGCTGTCGAATGCTGCGCTGTCGAATACGGAGGTCCAGCCGTGA
- a CDS encoding molybdopterin-dependent oxidoreductase, with amino-acid sequence MKLTVNGRERDVDPRPGQCLRTLLRETEHFEVKKGCDAGDCGACSVLLDGEPVHSCVVPAVRVEGREVTTVAGLGTPDDLHPVQQRFADAAGFQCGFCTAGMIVTASTFTDEDLDDLPKRLKGNLCRCTGYRSIEDALRSRTNVEQVDGPSCGRSQRAPAATRVVTGTEPYTLDTTVEGLLHIAVLGSPHTHARILSVDVSAAEAFPGVHAVLYHRDAPATAYSTARHENRNDDPDDTYLFDRVVRFRGQRVAAVVAESPAIAHRALASIHVEYEELPFVLDPDEARKPGAPLLHADKSADARIADPGRNVVAAIHGSSGDVDAAVASAAAVVQGRWQTHRVQHTHLETHGAIGHLDEAGRLVIRSSTQVPFLVRDELCHIFGLDRDRVRVHTARVGGGFGAKQEMLVEDVVAAAVLKTGCPVQWEFTRSDQLTVAPCRHPMRVDVTLAADADGVLTALAIDVLADAGAYGNHSPGVMFHGCTESIAVYRCPNKRVDAESVYTNNRPSGAFRGYGLGQVIFAVESAMDELAIKLGIDPYEFRRRNIIAPGEPLVAAHPEGVDLTYGSYGLDQCLDLAERAMARTGGRPTPTGDHWRIGEGMALAMIATNPPNGHISEASIELLPDGRYLARVGTAEFGNGTTTVHTQIAATALGTTPDRIVVQQSDTDVTTHDTGAFGSSGTVVASKALLAASHELRRRMAKAAAELTGLDPEQAELQADGVRCGDRLVTPGELLEVAGGRLRAEGRHGGLPRSLSFNVQAFRVAVDTRTGEVQILRSVQAADAGTVLNPEQCRGQIEGGTAQALGASMYEEIITDDAGRVTTDVLRNYHIPQFADVPRTEVYFADTYDELGPMGAKSMSEAPFNPVAPALANAVRNAIGVRPHELPLSRDRIWRLMQ; translated from the coding sequence GTGAAACTCACCGTCAACGGCCGCGAACGCGACGTCGACCCCCGGCCCGGCCAGTGCCTGCGCACCCTGCTGCGCGAGACCGAACACTTCGAGGTCAAGAAGGGCTGCGACGCCGGCGATTGCGGCGCGTGCTCGGTCCTGCTCGACGGCGAACCCGTCCACTCGTGCGTGGTCCCGGCCGTGCGGGTCGAGGGCCGCGAGGTCACCACGGTCGCCGGACTGGGCACCCCCGACGACCTGCATCCCGTCCAACAGCGATTCGCCGACGCCGCCGGTTTCCAATGCGGCTTCTGCACCGCAGGCATGATCGTCACCGCGTCCACCTTCACCGACGAGGATCTCGACGACCTGCCGAAACGTTTGAAGGGCAACCTGTGCCGGTGCACCGGCTACCGATCGATCGAGGATGCCCTGCGGTCGCGCACCAACGTCGAGCAGGTCGACGGCCCGTCATGCGGTCGCTCGCAGCGCGCACCGGCCGCGACGCGGGTCGTCACCGGCACCGAGCCGTACACCCTCGACACCACCGTCGAGGGTCTGCTGCACATCGCCGTCCTCGGCAGCCCGCACACCCATGCGCGGATCCTCTCCGTCGACGTCTCGGCCGCCGAGGCGTTCCCCGGTGTCCACGCTGTGTTGTACCACCGCGACGCCCCGGCCACCGCCTATTCGACCGCTCGCCACGAGAACCGCAACGACGATCCCGACGACACATACCTGTTCGACCGGGTCGTGCGCTTCCGCGGACAGCGGGTCGCCGCGGTGGTCGCCGAGAGTCCGGCAATCGCACACCGGGCGCTCGCGTCGATCCACGTCGAGTACGAGGAACTGCCCTTCGTCCTCGATCCCGACGAGGCCCGGAAGCCTGGGGCTCCCCTCCTGCACGCCGACAAGTCCGCCGACGCGCGCATCGCCGATCCCGGACGCAACGTCGTCGCCGCGATCCACGGCAGCAGCGGGGACGTCGACGCGGCGGTCGCGTCCGCTGCGGCGGTGGTGCAGGGACGCTGGCAGACCCACCGCGTCCAACACACCCATCTCGAAACACACGGAGCCATCGGTCATCTCGACGAGGCCGGACGGCTCGTCATCCGCAGTTCCACACAGGTTCCGTTCCTGGTGCGCGACGAGCTGTGCCATATCTTCGGACTCGACCGGGACCGGGTGCGCGTGCACACGGCCCGGGTGGGCGGGGGTTTCGGCGCCAAGCAGGAGATGCTGGTCGAAGATGTCGTCGCGGCGGCGGTCCTGAAGACGGGGTGCCCGGTGCAGTGGGAGTTCACCCGTTCCGATCAGCTCACCGTCGCTCCGTGCCGGCATCCCATGCGGGTCGACGTCACCCTCGCCGCCGACGCCGACGGTGTCCTCACCGCCCTCGCGATCGACGTGCTGGCCGACGCGGGCGCCTACGGCAACCACAGCCCCGGGGTGATGTTCCACGGCTGCACGGAGTCGATCGCGGTGTACCGATGCCCGAACAAGCGGGTCGACGCCGAATCCGTGTACACGAACAACCGGCCGTCGGGCGCCTTCCGCGGCTACGGCCTCGGCCAGGTGATCTTCGCCGTGGAGTCGGCCATGGACGAACTCGCCATCAAGCTCGGCATCGACCCGTACGAGTTCCGGCGCCGCAACATCATCGCGCCGGGAGAGCCCCTGGTCGCGGCGCATCCCGAGGGCGTCGACCTGACGTACGGCAGCTACGGACTCGACCAGTGTCTCGATCTTGCCGAACGGGCGATGGCGCGCACCGGCGGCCGGCCCACGCCGACCGGTGATCACTGGCGGATCGGCGAGGGGATGGCGCTCGCGATGATCGCGACCAACCCGCCCAACGGGCACATCTCCGAAGCGTCGATCGAACTTCTGCCCGACGGCCGGTATCTTGCCCGGGTGGGCACCGCGGAGTTCGGCAACGGCACCACCACCGTCCACACCCAGATCGCGGCCACCGCGCTCGGCACCACTCCCGACCGCATCGTGGTCCAGCAGTCCGACACCGACGTCACCACCCACGACACCGGCGCGTTCGGGTCGTCGGGCACGGTCGTCGCGTCGAAGGCCCTGCTGGCGGCCTCCCACGAGTTGCGACGGCGGATGGCCAAGGCCGCTGCGGAGCTGACCGGCCTCGACCCGGAGCAGGCCGAGCTGCAGGCCGACGGCGTGCGGTGCGGCGATCGTCTCGTCACGCCTGGTGAGCTGCTGGAGGTCGCGGGTGGCCGGTTGCGCGCCGAGGGCCGGCACGGCGGGCTGCCGCGATCGCTGTCGTTCAACGTGCAGGCCTTCCGCGTCGCCGTCGACACCCGTACCGGTGAGGTGCAGATCCTCCGCTCGGTCCAGGCCGCCGATGCCGGCACCGTCCTCAACCCCGAGCAGTGCCGCGGGCAGATCGAAGGCGGCACTGCGCAGGCGCTCGGTGCGTCGATGTACGAGGAGATCATCACAGACGACGCCGGTCGCGTGACGACGGATGTGTTGCGCAACTACCACATTCCGCAGTTCGCGGACGTCCCGCGCACCGAGGTCTACTTCGCCGACACCTACGACGAACTCGGGCCGATGGGCGCGAAGTCGATGAGCGAGGCCCCGTTCAACCCGGTGGCCCCGGCGTTGGCGAACGCCGTGCGCAACGCCATCGGGGTGCGGCCGCACGAGCTGCCGCTCTCCCGCGACCGCATCTGGCGCCTCATGCAGTGA
- a CDS encoding isopenicillin N synthase family dioxygenase produces the protein MEALPLIDLRPLRDGSDPHAVVGALDAACTDLGFFVVTGHGLDPDLRAATMEQARRFFALPFEEKMEIAIARSTCHSGYVPPKTEALDPTVGADGKEALDITTDRAADHPEVMAGTPLHGPAQWPASLMPDFKSVADEYAKACLDINAHLMRGLALALGLDADAFVPMFTDPLGSLRMLHYAPVPVGDTTLGVAPHTDYGSLTLLAQNDIGGLQVAARGGGWIDVVTPPDALIVNLGDMIARWTNHRYVSTRHRVLNPTHGHRYSLPYFVTPDYHAVIEAIPTCVEPGAEPIHPPIGAGEYLQSRFEATHAYLGAPTDGQIDKHTVFVSK, from the coding sequence ATGGAAGCCCTGCCTCTCATCGATCTGCGTCCGCTGCGCGACGGGAGCGACCCGCACGCCGTCGTCGGCGCGCTCGACGCCGCGTGTACCGACCTCGGGTTCTTCGTCGTCACCGGTCACGGACTCGACCCCGACCTCCGCGCGGCGACGATGGAGCAGGCGCGGCGCTTCTTCGCGCTGCCTTTCGAGGAGAAGATGGAGATCGCCATCGCGAGATCCACCTGTCACAGCGGATATGTGCCGCCGAAGACCGAGGCACTCGACCCCACCGTCGGAGCCGACGGCAAGGAGGCCCTCGACATCACCACCGACCGTGCGGCCGATCATCCGGAGGTGATGGCGGGTACGCCGCTGCACGGTCCGGCACAGTGGCCCGCCTCGCTGATGCCCGACTTCAAGAGTGTCGCCGACGAGTACGCGAAGGCGTGTCTGGACATCAACGCCCACCTCATGCGCGGTCTCGCACTCGCTCTCGGCCTCGACGCCGACGCCTTCGTGCCGATGTTCACCGACCCGCTCGGGTCGCTCCGTATGCTGCACTACGCACCCGTTCCTGTCGGCGATACCACACTCGGCGTCGCGCCCCACACCGACTACGGCTCGTTGACACTGCTCGCCCAGAACGACATCGGTGGGCTGCAGGTCGCCGCGCGAGGCGGCGGATGGATCGACGTCGTGACCCCGCCCGACGCGCTGATCGTCAACCTCGGCGACATGATCGCCCGGTGGACCAACCACCGCTACGTCTCCACCCGCCATCGGGTGCTGAATCCCACACACGGACACCGTTATTCGCTGCCCTATTTCGTCACCCCGGACTACCACGCCGTGATCGAGGCGATCCCGACCTGTGTCGAACCGGGCGCGGAGCCGATCCATCCACCGATCGGGGCCGGCGAGTACCTTCAATCGCGGTTCGAAGCGACGCACGCATACCTCGGGGCCCCGACCGACGGTCAGATCGACAAGCACACCGTCTTCGTCTCCAAGTAG
- a CDS encoding ATP-binding cassette domain-containing protein, with translation MLLDEPTANLAPAEVHSLLAQVRRLAAERGVGIVLITHHLEEVLEAADRVGVLRGGRLVAERPIRGNGAERVTTAELARDMVGREVGLGIRRAATEPAGNRMLELVGVSVPGQLHDVTLRVASGQLVAVAGVEGNGQSALEDVLSGLSPDSTGAVVVAEREIDSSSPRAMREAGVGIVPADRYTRGLIKSLGIDTNLAIDSYTDPPLARHWGRLSRAAVRERAERIIAALSVKAQSPRTLAGTLSGGHAQRVVLGRVLDGEPDVLVVAQPTRGLDIGATEFVWDTLVDHRSRGAAILLISSDLDEICSLADRIVVLYRGRIVAEFDEGPFDREALGSAMGGFQEAAA, from the coding sequence CTGCTGCTCGACGAACCGACCGCGAATCTGGCTCCGGCCGAGGTGCACTCACTGCTCGCACAGGTCCGCCGACTCGCCGCCGAACGCGGCGTCGGGATCGTGCTCATCACTCACCATCTGGAAGAGGTCCTCGAGGCCGCCGATCGGGTCGGTGTGCTGCGGGGAGGACGGCTCGTCGCCGAACGCCCCATCCGCGGGAACGGCGCCGAGAGGGTCACCACCGCCGAACTCGCCCGCGACATGGTCGGCCGTGAGGTCGGGCTCGGTATCCGCCGTGCGGCCACCGAACCGGCCGGGAACCGGATGCTCGAACTGGTCGGTGTGTCCGTCCCCGGTCAGTTGCACGACGTGACCCTGCGGGTCGCATCCGGGCAGCTCGTCGCCGTCGCCGGAGTCGAGGGCAACGGCCAGTCCGCCCTCGAGGACGTCCTGTCCGGGCTCTCCCCCGACTCCACCGGTGCGGTGGTCGTCGCCGAACGGGAGATCGACTCCTCGTCCCCCCGCGCGATGCGCGAGGCCGGTGTCGGCATCGTCCCCGCCGACCGCTACACCCGGGGACTGATCAAGTCGTTGGGAATCGACACCAATCTCGCGATCGACAGCTACACCGATCCCCCGCTCGCCCGTCACTGGGGCCGCCTGTCGCGGGCAGCCGTCCGCGAACGCGCCGAGCGCATCATCGCCGCCCTGTCGGTCAAGGCCCAGAGCCCGCGCACGCTCGCCGGCACCCTGTCCGGTGGGCACGCCCAGCGCGTGGTGCTCGGCCGGGTCCTCGACGGTGAGCCGGACGTCCTCGTCGTCGCCCAGCCCACCCGCGGTCTCGACATCGGCGCCACCGAGTTCGTCTGGGACACGCTCGTCGACCATCGCTCCCGGGGCGCCGCGATTCTGCTCATCTCGTCCGATCTCGACGAGATCTGCAGCCTCGCCGACAGGATCGTCGTGCTCTACCGCGGACGGATCGTCGCCGAGTTCGACGAAGGCCCGTTCGACCGCGAAGCCCTCGGCTCGGCCATGGGCGGATTCCAGGAGGCCGCAGCATGA
- a CDS encoding ABC transporter permease has translation MTATLSPPVTTPPEPPTASRIRSLTTTIGVPLLAVAVGLAAGGILIVLAGGDPGQAYATMLDAALGGDTQLGRLLTGMTPLVLMGLGYAIAYRTGFITIGAQGHYDVGAITATAVVLSMPLGTSWIAIPIVAVTAAAAGACIGGIAGVLKARLGVNEIISSLMLNYLVFYTLAWAVRKPLANPNGFTPESERIPDWAALATIPGTRIHIGVFVAIAAVPLVWWLMRSTRFGFASQIVGGSPSVAEANGISVARTVVTSALISGALGGIAGAIMLLGSEFRLSLAISSGIGFTAIVVALLGRRNPFGIVLAAALVSGLTLGSQAVQRTQEIPASIGTVVQAVMILTVLLANRIVERAR, from the coding sequence ATGACCGCCACGCTCAGCCCACCGGTGACGACGCCACCCGAGCCGCCCACCGCGTCGCGGATCCGGAGTCTCACGACCACTATCGGGGTGCCGCTACTCGCCGTCGCCGTCGGTCTCGCGGCGGGCGGGATCCTCATCGTCCTCGCGGGCGGTGATCCGGGGCAGGCCTACGCGACGATGCTCGACGCCGCTCTCGGCGGCGATACGCAGCTCGGCCGCCTGCTCACGGGTATGACGCCGCTCGTCCTCATGGGTCTCGGCTACGCGATCGCGTACCGCACCGGCTTCATCACCATCGGCGCGCAGGGCCATTACGACGTCGGCGCGATCACCGCGACGGCCGTGGTGCTGAGCATGCCGTTGGGGACGAGCTGGATCGCGATCCCGATCGTCGCCGTCACCGCCGCGGCCGCAGGTGCGTGCATCGGCGGCATCGCAGGCGTGCTGAAGGCGCGGCTCGGGGTCAACGAGATCATCTCGTCGCTCATGCTCAACTACCTCGTCTTCTACACATTGGCGTGGGCGGTGCGCAAACCCCTCGCCAATCCCAACGGTTTCACCCCCGAGTCCGAGCGCATTCCCGACTGGGCCGCACTCGCGACGATTCCCGGCACCCGCATCCACATCGGTGTGTTCGTCGCGATCGCGGCGGTGCCGCTGGTGTGGTGGCTCATGCGTTCGACCCGGTTCGGTTTCGCGTCGCAGATCGTCGGTGGGAGCCCGAGCGTCGCCGAGGCCAATGGCATCTCCGTCGCCCGCACCGTGGTCACCTCCGCTCTGATCAGCGGCGCACTCGGCGGTATCGCCGGCGCGATCATGTTGCTGGGCAGCGAGTTCCGACTGTCGCTGGCGATCTCCTCCGGGATCGGGTTCACCGCGATCGTGGTAGCACTGCTCGGGCGTCGCAATCCGTTCGGCATCGTGCTCGCAGCAGCATTGGTCTCCGGGCTGACCCTCGGCAGTCAGGCGGTGCAGCGTACCCAGGAGATCCCCGCGTCCATCGGCACCGTCGTCCAGGCAGTGATGATCCTGACGGTGCTGCTCGCCAACCGAATCGTGGAGCGTGCTCGATGA